One genomic region from Halosolutus amylolyticus encodes:
- a CDS encoding restriction endonuclease produces MAVLDDLSGFEFEDVMEDVFRNLGYENVRQADRTADEGRDIIMEEVVDGTRRAIIVECKHMGTVGRPVVQKLHSAIATFDFDGPKRGMVVTTGRFTNPAQEYAQRLQQNDDPHPIELLDGEDLREIADEIGLDLYNGRIEILCDETLRPYDPTADVDAPVQEAFRDIEHIEAADLPVPRSQVTFRPVVAITADTNAVFETSVGVIHRINDRTQFVVHAERGHPKVADDDVATLVTENFHATVPLDTGQFTEVFDDVEERRFGQTQTEYKEWAVDRLQDYYTTTVTYTGDNNVTYNKTCEPNLSDISVQSIEPVYLPEVRQTTEILEYSYPYEYYAAGPSRVTLEDGIHRCVHCETSGVDETYTYCPNCGAIACNTHIKTERLEGEPVCTGCAVTERFALKTKYFYDEENLEAFREEYAEMPLHEKAMENKLLAGGSVVATLLIVLGVLVIGGII; encoded by the coding sequence ATGGCTGTCCTGGACGATCTCTCCGGATTCGAGTTTGAGGACGTGATGGAGGACGTGTTCCGCAACCTCGGCTACGAGAACGTCCGCCAGGCCGACCGAACCGCCGACGAGGGCCGCGACATCATCATGGAGGAGGTTGTCGACGGTACCCGCCGCGCGATCATTGTCGAGTGTAAGCACATGGGGACGGTCGGGCGCCCGGTCGTCCAGAAGCTCCACTCGGCGATCGCGACGTTCGACTTCGACGGTCCGAAACGCGGGATGGTCGTGACGACCGGTCGGTTTACGAATCCCGCCCAGGAGTACGCCCAGCGTCTCCAGCAGAACGATGATCCCCATCCCATCGAGCTGCTCGACGGCGAGGACCTCCGGGAGATCGCCGACGAGATCGGTCTCGATCTCTACAACGGCCGCATCGAGATCCTCTGTGACGAGACACTACGGCCGTACGACCCGACGGCGGATGTCGACGCACCTGTCCAGGAGGCGTTCCGCGACATCGAGCACATCGAGGCCGCGGATCTGCCGGTGCCGCGCTCGCAGGTAACGTTTCGGCCGGTGGTCGCGATCACCGCCGACACGAACGCTGTCTTCGAGACCTCCGTCGGTGTCATCCACCGGATCAACGACCGTACACAGTTCGTTGTCCACGCTGAACGCGGCCATCCGAAGGTGGCCGACGACGATGTCGCGACGCTGGTCACCGAGAATTTCCACGCGACGGTCCCCCTCGATACCGGGCAGTTTACCGAGGTATTCGATGACGTCGAGGAGCGCCGGTTTGGCCAGACCCAAACGGAGTACAAGGAGTGGGCTGTTGACCGCCTTCAGGACTACTACACGACGACGGTGACCTACACCGGCGACAACAACGTCACCTACAACAAGACGTGTGAGCCGAATCTCTCGGACATCTCAGTGCAATCGATTGAGCCGGTGTATCTACCTGAGGTTCGGCAGACGACAGAGATACTGGAATACTCGTATCCGTACGAATACTATGCTGCTGGCCCCTCACGGGTTACTCTGGAGGACGGGATTCATCGGTGCGTCCACTGCGAAACGAGCGGCGTCGACGAGACGTACACCTACTGTCCGAACTGCGGGGCGATCGCCTGCAACACCCACATCAAGACCGAACGGCTCGAAGGGGAGCCGGTCTGTACCGGCTGTGCAGTGACTGAACGGTTCGCGCTGAAGACGAAGTACTTCTACGACGAGGAGAACCTCGAGGCGTTCCGAGAGGAGTACGCCGAGATGCCACTCCACGAGAAGGCAATGGAGAACAAGCTGCTGGCTGGCGGGAGTGTGGTTGCGACCCTGTTAATCGTCCTCGGCGTTCTCGTGATCGGCGGCATCATCTAA
- a CDS encoding DNA-binding protein — protein sequence MSSKQSVSKVVSVDEQAYEQETVQKEHEDVVDETPEFRATVEMEIQAKVDANHPDGIVDTSEDRIYGATLAQEERIRAREEELERISAQAAFGRQEGRAERTRAVVEQARREQRPVKEVDPREKLGRAKLAQVNRQAQRLAGDINGGYTRAVIAKRIASRVLEGADMFEAVMDTKEEMQHEAGTIVPIGALEEIRRGEVTVEGRVLELWDPSSTSIQQVGLLEDETGRTKFTIWAKSDQTMVQEGERVRFRAAAKNWYNRRCSIALTHWSEIIFPERGRWWE from the coding sequence ATGTCTAGTAAGCAGTCGGTTAGTAAGGTCGTTTCGGTCGATGAACAAGCATACGAACAGGAGACGGTTCAGAAAGAGCACGAGGACGTCGTCGATGAGACTCCAGAGTTCCGGGCGACGGTTGAGATGGAGATCCAGGCAAAGGTCGATGCAAACCATCCAGACGGAATCGTCGACACGAGCGAGGACCGGATCTATGGCGCGACCCTGGCTCAAGAAGAGCGCATTCGAGCCAGAGAGGAAGAACTCGAGCGAATCAGTGCACAGGCAGCGTTCGGTCGACAGGAGGGACGAGCGGAGCGAACGAGGGCAGTGGTTGAACAGGCACGCCGGGAGCAGCGACCGGTCAAGGAAGTCGATCCTCGAGAGAAACTCGGACGAGCGAAGTTGGCCCAGGTCAATCGGCAGGCACAGCGGTTGGCTGGTGATATCAACGGTGGATACACACGAGCAGTCATTGCGAAGCGGATTGCCAGTCGGGTTCTCGAAGGCGCGGATATGTTCGAGGCGGTGATGGATACGAAAGAAGAGATGCAACACGAGGCAGGGACGATCGTGCCGATCGGGGCCCTTGAGGAGATCAGACGAGGCGAGGTCACTGTGGAAGGGCGTGTGCTCGAACTGTGGGACCCCTCGAGTACGAGTATCCAGCAGGTTGGGTTGCTCGAAGACGAAACTGGCCGAACGAAGTTCACGATCTGGGCGAAGAGCGATCAGACGATGGTACAGGAGGGTGAGCGAGTGCGGTTCAGGGCGGCGGCGAAGAACTGGTACAATAGGAGGTGCTCGATCGCGCTGACTCACTGGTCGGAAATCATCTTCCCAGAGCGCGGTCGGTGGTGGGAGTAG
- a CDS encoding amphi-Trp domain-containing protein — MPEEVLFKSESAQSRDEIASYLRNVAEKLEQGGSITLKTGAESVTMDPPERPTFEVKAEREGPADGPGELSIEFELEWDENSEGAEGGTGNLEIE; from the coding sequence ATGCCTGAAGAAGTCCTGTTCAAATCCGAGAGTGCCCAGAGCCGAGACGAAATCGCGTCGTACCTCCGGAACGTCGCCGAAAAGCTCGAACAGGGAGGTTCGATCACCCTGAAGACGGGGGCAGAGTCCGTCACAATGGATCCCCCGGAACGTCCGACATTCGAAGTCAAAGCCGAACGGGAAGGGCCGGCCGATGGCCCTGGAGAGCTGAGCATCGAGTTCGAACTCGAATGGGATGAGAACAGTGAGGGTGCTGAAGGAGGAACGGGGAATCTGGAAATCGAATAA
- a CDS encoding SWIM zinc finger family protein: MDVTEDMVRDVCTDAVFERGDRYLAEGRVHEIHRVDTTVTAVVSGSRQYDVRVDLAADGFAPWCDCPYDGPGTCKHVVAVLLRCVDDRPPDEGDRLDAALNGADADELRAFLREELVTDADLRDRFLAHAGGSTRRSVNELRTSIDRRFEETNPEYDVVFEPIDFTQWFDLANEYRKQGQYRSAMIVYRGLIESLDDNMERVDGAYDHFSSAFRRALDGYVDCVVATERDADTVTDAVAFLDERATSGTPFLAEHFERAAAELREEVGEQSCE; this comes from the coding sequence ATGGACGTAACCGAGGACATGGTTCGGGATGTCTGCACGGACGCGGTCTTCGAGCGCGGCGATCGATACCTTGCTGAGGGCCGTGTCCATGAGATTCACCGCGTCGACACCACCGTAACCGCCGTCGTGAGCGGCAGCCGTCAGTACGATGTCCGTGTTGACCTCGCCGCCGACGGGTTTGCCCCGTGGTGCGACTGTCCGTACGACGGGCCGGGAACGTGCAAGCACGTCGTCGCCGTATTGCTTCGGTGTGTTGACGACCGTCCACCAGACGAAGGCGATCGACTCGACGCTGCACTCAACGGTGCCGACGCCGACGAGCTCCGCGCGTTCCTGCGTGAAGAACTCGTGACCGATGCGGACCTCCGCGATCGGTTTCTCGCCCATGCCGGTGGGTCGACGAGGCGGTCGGTCAACGAACTTCGCACCTCGATCGATCGGCGGTTTGAGGAGACGAACCCTGAATACGACGTCGTTTTCGAGCCGATCGACTTCACGCAGTGGTTCGATCTCGCGAACGAGTACCGCAAGCAGGGGCAGTACAGATCAGCGATGATCGTCTACCGGGGACTTATCGAGTCGCTTGACGACAACATGGAGCGCGTCGACGGCGCATACGACCACTTCTCGAGTGCGTTCAGACGGGCACTCGACGGGTACGTCGACTGTGTCGTGGCCACGGAACGCGACGCCGACACGGTCACAGACGCCGTCGCATTCCTCGATGAGCGAGCGACGTCGGGAACGCCATTCCTCGCGGAACACTTCGAGCGGGCAGCGGCCGAGCTCCGAGAAGAGGTAGGCGAACAGTCCTGCGAGTAG
- a CDS encoding DUF7568 family protein: protein MPRITNWRRESRSPTLAYRNTETGARAVLHRAPDSYRYKWRGAILADGYPVWSRGYETKDAKSFRDELRERSAPDLSCSECPNDDVLISEKAADGAKVQRWYDCPDCGYEAPSRIVYGAER from the coding sequence ATGCCCCGCATCACCAACTGGCGACGCGAGAGCCGCTCGCCAACGTTGGCGTATCGGAACACCGAGACTGGCGCTCGAGCTGTCCTGCATCGAGCGCCAGACTCCTACCGGTACAAATGGCGTGGGGCAATCCTCGCCGACGGCTACCCGGTCTGGTCGCGGGGATACGAGACGAAGGATGCGAAGTCATTCCGTGACGAGCTCCGGGAGCGGTCCGCTCCGGACCTCAGCTGTTCGGAGTGTCCGAACGACGACGTCCTCATCAGCGAGAAGGCAGCAGACGGGGCGAAAGTCCAGCGGTGGTACGACTGCCCCGACTGTGGGTACGAAGCCCCCTCCCGCATCGTCTACGGCGCCGAACGGTGA
- a CDS encoding AbrB/MazE/SpoVT family DNA-binding domain-containing protein yields the protein MSVETDSHGRIYLSSEVRQKYGEKFHVVEYEDRLELIPIDENPLQAVREAAGDAFDGKSIEELKEEALEQAQQEAEEDLEQAKREAEDVSE from the coding sequence ATGTCAGTCGAAACGGATTCGCACGGACGTATCTACCTGTCCTCAGAAGTGAGGCAGAAGTACGGTGAAAAGTTTCACGTCGTCGAATACGAAGACCGACTCGAACTCATTCCGATTGATGAGAATCCTCTTCAGGCCGTTCGGGAAGCAGCTGGTGATGCGTTCGACGGGAAGTCGATTGAAGAACTCAAGGAGGAAGCACTCGAACAGGCTCAGCAAGAAGCGGAAGAGGACCTCGAACAGGCAAAGCGTGAGGCGGAGGACGTCAGTGAATGA
- a CDS encoding MarR family winged helix-turn-helix transcriptional regulator, whose product MITKAGLAVLDALSTGREATPKELAADTGYSREHLYDVLDELLAAGLLSETRGPSNQRRVRIAEHPVAEAYRTLQSEFSHVDWTELLSPATLRVCWYLDRPRHIADIADRLGITRQGAHSALSPLKHRALLSRSDPKYALRDEVSPLLAFARATVEHEHRARVREIAPSATIAWCDPKRSLVRVQTAEDTDALQAAPDWEMTGLGRFAAYGLQFFLAGEPPFWYAPYEELTPAEAVCHTLLLDSGSRRVSYSMLLIETQDIDQEALIETARWYDREPTVDALYRPLQGDYDRTDDLPVILPKKDEYMALKEQYGVS is encoded by the coding sequence ATGATTACGAAGGCCGGACTCGCCGTGCTTGACGCGCTGAGTACCGGCCGTGAAGCAACACCGAAGGAACTCGCGGCTGATACCGGGTATTCACGAGAGCATCTCTACGACGTACTCGATGAGTTGCTCGCAGCGGGATTGCTCTCAGAAACCCGTGGCCCCAGCAATCAGCGTCGAGTCCGCATCGCGGAACATCCCGTCGCCGAAGCGTATCGAACGCTCCAGTCGGAGTTCAGCCACGTAGACTGGACGGAACTGCTCTCGCCAGCCACCCTCCGCGTGTGTTGGTACCTCGATAGGCCACGACACATCGCTGATATCGCAGACCGGCTCGGAATCACCCGACAAGGTGCCCATAGCGCGTTATCACCGCTCAAGCACCGAGCATTACTCTCCAGATCCGATCCGAAGTATGCCCTCCGGGACGAAGTCTCGCCGCTGCTGGCGTTCGCTCGGGCCACCGTAGAGCATGAACATCGAGCACGGGTCCGGGAAATCGCCCCCAGCGCCACGATCGCGTGGTGCGATCCGAAGCGATCCCTCGTCCGCGTACAGACCGCTGAGGATACGGACGCGCTCCAAGCAGCTCCAGACTGGGAGATGACCGGACTGGGCCGGTTTGCAGCGTATGGTCTACAGTTTTTCCTCGCCGGCGAGCCTCCGTTCTGGTATGCTCCATACGAGGAGCTAACGCCTGCTGAAGCCGTGTGCCATACGCTCCTTCTCGATAGCGGATCCCGGCGCGTCAGTTATTCGATGCTGTTGATCGAGACGCAAGATATCGATCAAGAAGCACTCATCGAGACCGCACGGTGGTACGACCGGGAACCTACTGTGGACGCGTTGTATCGGCCACTTCAGGGTGACTACGACAGGACAGATGATCTGCCAGTCATCCTTCCAAAGAAGGACGAATATATGGCACTCAAAGAGCAGTACGGAGTCTCGTAA
- a CDS encoding DUF7567 family protein: MSLEVLDRHSKALFEFLWCPVCGQEVFTHIPFEGVFCKNCNTQVELQESRETRGYEEAVLACFDTATTWNLHIDEKLRRDLPDGSARVKILGAPGAYEVNWWSPEPGEDWEPVKRGEFDDVEEPEEVPHLA; encoded by the coding sequence ATGAGTCTCGAAGTACTTGACCGACACAGTAAGGCGCTGTTCGAGTTCCTCTGGTGCCCCGTCTGCGGGCAGGAGGTCTTCACTCACATCCCCTTCGAGGGGGTGTTCTGCAAGAACTGCAACACCCAGGTCGAACTCCAAGAATCCCGAGAGACACGCGGCTACGAGGAGGCCGTGCTCGCTTGCTTCGATACTGCCACGACCTGGAACCTCCACATCGACGAGAAACTGCGCCGCGACCTGCCTGATGGGTCGGCGCGCGTGAAGATCCTCGGCGCACCGGGCGCCTACGAGGTCAATTGGTGGAGTCCGGAGCCGGGTGAGGACTGGGAGCCTGTCAAGCGCGGCGAGTTCGATGACGTCGAGGAGCCAGAGGAGGTCCCCCACTTAGCGTAA
- a CDS encoding PIN domain-containing protein, translated as MTVFVETDFLIALVKDSDWLKQRAEEVLEEHEVVTSPFSYLELLIIRERHEYDYVRLFANMLDLVPVRTDEERQIVLKAVHYYEEGMTPFDSFHAATAETHGLAIFSSDKAYEEVDPERLPLEPDTSG; from the coding sequence ATGACGGTCTTCGTGGAGACTGACTTCCTCATTGCACTGGTAAAGGATTCTGACTGGCTCAAACAACGGGCTGAAGAAGTCCTCGAGGAGCATGAGGTCGTTACTTCTCCGTTCTCGTATCTAGAGTTGCTCATCATTCGAGAACGGCACGAGTACGACTACGTTCGATTGTTCGCTAATATGCTCGATCTCGTCCCCGTAAGGACTGATGAAGAACGCCAGATCGTTCTGAAGGCAGTTCACTACTACGAGGAAGGGATGACTCCGTTCGATTCCTTCCACGCAGCGACTGCCGAGACCCATGGGCTTGCAATTTTCTCATCGGACAAAGCGTACGAAGAGGTGGATCCTGAACGTCTCCCGCTAGAGCCTGATACGAGCGGGTGA